The Rhodothermus profundi genome includes a window with the following:
- a CDS encoding alpha/beta fold hydrolase, translated as MSRWLLLVAMLGFTATMQAQVPPRPYLDQLPPLLDRELFFGDPEISGAQLSPDGRWLTFLKPYNGVRNIWIKGIDEPFEAARPLTADERPVPGYFWSEDSRYVLYVQDKGGDENFHVYAVDPTLPPDPETGVPPARNLTPYENTRAIIYAVPEATPGQILVGLNDRDPRWHDVYRLDLATGERTLVLKNEQELAGFTFDLEGRLRLATRITEDGSTEILRVDGETLTPVYTCSVEEACSPLRFHRDGRRVYLITNRGDRDLTELVLFDPETGAETFVERDPEGEVDFGGAVFSDRTEELVATYYVGDRLRIYPKTEELAQDLAFLRTRLPEGELYLGATTEDERLMLVTVQRDVDPGAVYLYDRQQRKVQLLYRSRPELPSEHLAPMQAIRYRARDGVEIPAYLTLPKGVEPKGLSAVVLVHGGPWARDTWGYDPFAQFLANRGYAVLQPNFRGSAGYGKAFLNAGNKQWGTGVMQHDVTDGVRYLIEQGIADPNYIAIMGGSYGGYATLAGLTFTPELYAAGVSIVGPSNLLTLLKTIPPYWAAVRRIFDTRVGNPDDPADRERLKAQSPFYHADRIRAPLLVIQGANDPRVKKTESDQIVVAARDNGVEVAYMVAPDEGHGFRDEMNRLAMIAEIERFLARHLGGRYQKEMSPELEAHLASLMVDPATVTLPDTLALAQAQRAALPEADGSQIRPATMRYETTIQVQGQQFTLSSERTVQAAWLDGRAVWMVVNHVRMPMGETSDTTWVDRRTLHPIRRVARGMGSLVLHYAADRISGRLQTPMGSMAIDQKLEAPVVGDGSAFDLYVAGLPLREGFEATLRVFDPQQQEVRPVKLQVTGTQTLETPAGTFEVYVVQIEMLDGGPGSGTLYVRREAPHYSVITEQQLPAQMGGGTAVTRLIALELE; from the coding sequence ATGTCTCGTTGGTTGCTATTGGTCGCTATGCTGGGGTTCACCGCGACCATGCAGGCGCAGGTGCCCCCGCGTCCCTACCTGGATCAGTTGCCCCCGCTGCTGGACCGCGAGCTGTTCTTCGGCGATCCGGAGATATCGGGCGCGCAGCTTTCACCAGACGGGCGCTGGCTGACCTTCCTGAAGCCCTACAATGGGGTTCGCAACATCTGGATCAAGGGAATTGATGAGCCGTTCGAGGCGGCCCGGCCGCTAACGGCTGACGAGCGGCCCGTTCCAGGTTATTTCTGGAGCGAAGATAGCCGCTACGTGCTCTACGTGCAGGATAAGGGCGGCGATGAAAACTTCCACGTTTATGCGGTCGATCCGACTCTGCCCCCGGATCCTGAGACCGGCGTGCCGCCGGCGCGCAATCTGACGCCCTACGAAAACACACGGGCAATCATCTATGCGGTACCCGAAGCGACACCAGGGCAGATTCTGGTAGGGCTGAATGACCGGGATCCGCGCTGGCATGACGTGTACCGGCTTGACCTGGCTACCGGCGAGCGGACGCTCGTGCTCAAAAACGAACAGGAACTGGCAGGCTTTACGTTCGACCTGGAAGGCCGGCTACGCCTGGCCACCCGAATTACCGAAGACGGCAGCACGGAGATTCTACGCGTGGATGGGGAGACGCTGACGCCGGTCTATACCTGCTCGGTGGAAGAGGCCTGCAGTCCGCTGCGCTTTCATCGAGATGGTCGTCGCGTTTATCTGATCACCAATCGCGGGGATCGCGATCTGACGGAGCTGGTGCTGTTCGATCCGGAAACGGGCGCGGAGACGTTCGTGGAGCGTGATCCCGAAGGGGAGGTGGACTTCGGCGGGGCGGTGTTCTCGGATCGCACGGAAGAGCTGGTGGCTACCTACTACGTGGGCGACCGGCTCCGGATCTATCCGAAAACTGAGGAGCTGGCGCAGGACCTGGCCTTTCTCCGGACCAGGCTACCGGAAGGTGAGCTGTACCTGGGCGCTACTACGGAAGATGAGCGGTTGATGCTGGTTACGGTGCAGCGCGATGTGGATCCCGGCGCGGTGTATCTCTACGACCGGCAACAGCGGAAGGTGCAGTTGCTCTACCGGAGCCGACCGGAGCTTCCCAGCGAACACCTGGCGCCCATGCAGGCCATTCGCTACCGGGCGCGCGATGGCGTGGAGATCCCGGCCTATCTGACGTTGCCCAAAGGTGTTGAGCCGAAGGGATTATCGGCTGTGGTGCTGGTGCATGGCGGACCCTGGGCACGGGATACCTGGGGTTATGATCCTTTTGCCCAGTTTCTGGCCAATCGGGGATATGCCGTGCTACAGCCCAACTTCCGCGGGTCGGCTGGCTACGGCAAAGCTTTTCTGAATGCAGGCAACAAGCAGTGGGGAACCGGGGTGATGCAGCACGACGTCACGGACGGTGTGCGCTATCTGATCGAACAGGGCATCGCCGATCCGAATTATATCGCTATCATGGGGGGGTCCTATGGTGGGTATGCGACGCTGGCGGGCCTGACCTTTACGCCTGAACTGTACGCGGCTGGTGTGTCGATTGTCGGGCCTTCGAATCTGCTCACGCTGCTGAAGACCATTCCACCTTACTGGGCGGCTGTCCGTCGCATTTTTGACACGCGGGTAGGAAATCCGGATGATCCGGCCGATCGGGAGCGGCTGAAGGCCCAGTCGCCGTTCTACCATGCCGACCGCATTCGGGCGCCGCTGCTGGTCATCCAGGGTGCTAACGATCCCCGCGTCAAAAAGACCGAAAGCGATCAGATCGTCGTGGCAGCCCGCGACAACGGGGTGGAGGTGGCCTACATGGTCGCGCCCGATGAAGGGCATGGCTTTCGAGACGAGATGAATCGCCTGGCCATGATCGCCGAAATCGAGCGCTTTCTGGCGCGGCATTTAGGCGGGCGCTACCAGAAGGAGATGAGTCCGGAACTGGAGGCGCATCTGGCCTCGCTCATGGTAGATCCGGCCACGGTTACGCTTCCCGACACGCTTGCCCTGGCTCAGGCGCAGCGAGCGGCGCTTCCCGAAGCGGACGGTAGCCAGATCCGTCCAGCTACAATGCGCTACGAAACCACCATCCAGGTGCAGGGTCAGCAATTTACGCTCAGCTCCGAACGTACTGTGCAGGCTGCCTGGCTGGACGGACGGGCCGTCTGGATGGTGGTCAATCACGTGCGCATGCCCATGGGTGAAACCAGCGATACTACCTGGGTCGACCGACGCACGCTGCACCCCATTCGTCGCGTAGCACGCGGAATGGGTTCCCTGGTGCTGCACTATGCCGCCGATCGGATCAGCGGTCGGTTGCAGACGCCCATGGGATCGATGGCCATTGATCAGAAGCTGGAGGCTCCGGTCGTAGGCGATGGCAGTGCGTTCGATCTGTATGTGGCCGGTCTGCCTCTCCGGGAAGGATTCGAGGCAACGTTGCGCGTGTTTGATCCGCAGCAGCAGGAAGTGCGACCGGTGAAGTTACAGGTAACCGGTACGCAGACGTTGGAGACTCCGGCCGGTACTTTTGAAGTTTACGTGGTGCAGATCGAAATGCTTGATGGCGGTCCTGGCAGTGGTACGCTGTACGTGCGCCGCGAAGCGCCGCACTACAGTGTGATAACCGAGCAGCAGCTTCCGGCGCAAATGGGCGGAGGAACGGCCGTGACCCGCCTGATTGCGTTGGAACTGGAATAG